In Polaribacter sp. Hel_I_88, the following proteins share a genomic window:
- the hutH gene encoding histidine ammonia-lyase: MTFKYGIEQLTLQKVNDIANGNLQAIINDEAKEKIISCRKKVEMITKNNKAVYGINTGFGPLCDVQVSAKETNLLQKNLLITHAVGVGENIDSKLSKIMMICKVHALCQGFSGVRLELIERIIYFIENDLLPTVPKQGSVGASGDLAPLSHLFLPLIGEGDFWIENQIIPAKKVLENHHLKPLELKAKEGLGLINGTQFILAHTITGLLKMEYLLDLADISGAMSIEGYKGSESPFREELHKIRPFKGSLKVAERMRMLFKDSQNVTSHLDCERVQDPYSMRCIPQVHGASRNAFNHLLELAEIEMNSVTDNPIVLSETEAISGGNFHGQPLAMALDYCSIAAAELGNIADRRCYLLLEGKYGLPRLLTKSGGLNSGFMIPQYTTAALVTENKSLCFPPSADSIPTSLGQEDHVSMGSISGRQFNEILGNLEKILAIELLYAAQALEFRRPNTFSKIIEKNHKIIRVKVDKLEEDRLLKVDINNMIQLVKTKKFIVK, encoded by the coding sequence ATGACATTTAAATACGGAATAGAGCAACTTACACTTCAAAAAGTAAATGACATTGCAAATGGAAATTTACAAGCTATTATTAATGATGAAGCTAAAGAAAAAATAATTTCTTGTAGAAAGAAAGTAGAAATGATTACTAAAAACAACAAAGCCGTTTACGGAATCAATACAGGTTTTGGTCCTTTATGTGATGTGCAGGTTTCTGCAAAAGAAACTAATCTACTTCAAAAAAACTTATTAATTACACATGCAGTTGGTGTTGGAGAAAATATTGATAGTAAATTATCTAAAATTATGATGATTTGCAAAGTTCATGCACTTTGCCAAGGTTTTTCTGGTGTACGATTAGAATTGATAGAACGTATCATTTACTTCATAGAAAACGATTTATTGCCAACTGTACCAAAACAAGGCTCTGTTGGTGCTTCTGGAGATTTAGCTCCACTTTCTCATTTATTTTTACCTTTAATTGGAGAGGGTGATTTTTGGATTGAGAACCAAATTATTCCTGCTAAAAAAGTGTTAGAAAATCATCATTTAAAACCTTTAGAGTTAAAAGCAAAAGAAGGTTTAGGGTTGATAAATGGAACGCAATTTATTTTAGCACATACCATTACTGGCTTACTAAAAATGGAGTATTTATTAGATTTAGCAGATATTTCTGGAGCTATGAGTATTGAAGGTTACAAAGGAAGTGAATCTCCTTTTAGAGAAGAACTACACAAAATAAGACCTTTTAAAGGAAGTTTAAAAGTGGCTGAAAGAATGCGAATGTTATTTAAAGATTCTCAGAACGTAACATCGCATTTAGATTGTGAGCGTGTACAAGATCCATATTCTATGCGTTGCATTCCACAAGTTCATGGTGCCTCTAGAAATGCATTTAATCATTTATTAGAATTGGCAGAAATAGAAATGAATTCTGTGACAGACAATCCAATAGTTTTAAGTGAAACTGAAGCAATTTCTGGTGGTAATTTTCATGGACAACCTTTGGCAATGGCTTTAGATTATTGCTCTATTGCTGCAGCAGAATTAGGTAATATTGCTGATAGACGTTGTTATTTGTTGCTGGAAGGCAAATATGGTTTACCAAGATTACTTACCAAAAGTGGTGGCTTAAATTCAGGTTTTATGATTCCACAATATACAACTGCAGCTTTGGTTACAGAGAATAAATCTTTGTGTTTTCCTCCTTCTGCAGATAGCATTCCAACTTCTTTAGGACAAGAAGATCATGTTTCTATGGGAAGTATTTCTGGGAGACAATTCAATGAAATTTTAGGAAATTTAGAAAAAATACTAGCCATTGAGTTGCTATATGCTGCCCAAGCTTTAGAATTTAGAAGACCAAATACATTTTCTAAAATTATTGAAAAAAATCATAAAATAATAAGAGTAAAAGTTGATAAATTGGAAGAAGATAGATTGTTAAAAGTTGATATTAACAACATGATTCAATTGGTAAAAACTAAAAAATTTATTGTAAAGTAA
- the hutI gene encoding imidazolonepropionase: protein MRTLFKNIKELIQVREEKITFLSGAAMSILPTIKNAFLIVENETISDFGKMENCPKENFDKTIDVTGKMVLPSWCDSHTHLVFAGNRESEFVDRIKGISYQEIANNGGGILNSAKKLQATSEDELYNQSKVRLEEIIHLGTGAVEIKSGYGLTKDAELKMLRVIKKLKENYPIEIKATFLGAHAVPSEFKYNKSGYLQMLIDDILPTIKKENLADFIDIFCETGYFSVDDTNKILKAGKEVGLVGKIHVNQFNSIGGIQVGVENKVLSVDHLEEMREEDFEALKNTKIMPVALPSCSYFLGIPYTPARKIIDEGLPLALATDYNPGSTPSGNMNFVVSSACIKMKMTPEEAINAATINGAYAMNLQDKVGSITKGKLANLIVTKEINSYHFIPYSFGNHCIEKVFLKGKEIKK from the coding sequence ATGAGAACCCTTTTTAAAAATATCAAAGAATTAATTCAGGTTAGAGAAGAAAAAATAACATTTCTTTCTGGTGCGGCAATGAGCATTTTACCAACCATAAAAAATGCTTTTTTAATTGTTGAAAATGAAACCATTTCAGACTTTGGAAAAATGGAAAATTGTCCAAAAGAAAATTTTGATAAAACAATTGATGTTACAGGTAAAATGGTTTTACCTTCTTGGTGCGATTCTCACACACATCTGGTTTTTGCAGGAAATAGGGAAAGCGAATTTGTAGATAGAATTAAAGGTATTTCTTACCAAGAAATTGCAAATAATGGTGGTGGAATTTTAAATTCAGCTAAAAAATTACAAGCAACTTCAGAAGATGAATTATATAACCAAAGTAAAGTTCGTTTAGAAGAAATTATACATTTAGGAACTGGTGCTGTAGAAATTAAATCAGGTTATGGTTTAACAAAAGATGCAGAACTAAAAATGCTGCGAGTTATTAAAAAACTCAAAGAAAATTATCCCATAGAAATAAAAGCAACTTTTTTAGGTGCACATGCAGTTCCTTCCGAATTTAAATATAACAAAAGTGGTTATCTACAAATGTTGATTGATGATATTCTGCCAACAATCAAAAAGGAAAACTTAGCAGATTTTATAGATATTTTTTGTGAAACTGGGTATTTTTCTGTGGATGATACCAACAAAATTTTAAAAGCAGGAAAAGAAGTTGGTTTGGTTGGTAAAATTCACGTAAATCAATTTAATTCTATTGGAGGCATTCAAGTTGGTGTAGAAAATAAGGTGCTTTCTGTAGATCATTTAGAAGAAATGCGAGAAGAAGATTTTGAAGCCTTAAAAAACACCAAAATAATGCCAGTTGCTTTGCCAAGTTGTTCATATTTTTTAGGAATACCATACACGCCTGCAAGAAAAATAATTGATGAAGGTTTGCCATTAGCTTTGGCAACTGATTACAATCCAGGTTCTACACCTTCTGGAAATATGAATTTTGTAGTTTCAAGTGCTTGCATTAAAATGAAAATGACTCCAGAAGAAGCTATAAATGCAGCAACTATTAATGGTGCTTATGCTATGAATTTACAAGATAAAGTGGGTTCTATTACTAAAGGAAAATTGGCAAATTTAATAGTAACCAAAGAAATTAATTCTTATCATTTTATTCCTTATTCTTTTGGAAATCATTGTATAGAAAAAGTGTTTCTGAAAGGAAAAGAAATCAAAAAATAA
- a CDS encoding ribose-phosphate pyrophosphokinase produces MSENQLTPKLFACRQSTVLAEKIAKEYNTTLGKVDTTYFSDGEFQPAFEESVRGRRVFIIGSTFPNADNLMEMLLMLDAAKRASARHITAVMPYFGWARQDRKDKPRVAIGAKLVAKLLEAAGATRIMTMDLHADQIQGFFEKPVDHLFASTIFLPYIKSLNLENLTIASPDMGGSKRAYAYSKHLMSDVVICYKQRIKANIIANMELIGDVEGKNVVLVDDMIDTGGTLAHAANLMMERGALSVRAICTHPILSGGAYEKIENSALTELIVSDTIPLKKETSKIKVVSCAPLFADVMHKVQDNTSISGQFLM; encoded by the coding sequence ATGTCTGAAAATCAACTTACACCAAAGTTATTTGCGTGTAGACAAAGTACAGTTTTAGCAGAAAAAATTGCCAAAGAATACAACACAACATTAGGTAAAGTAGATACAACCTATTTTAGCGATGGCGAATTTCAGCCAGCTTTTGAAGAATCTGTAAGAGGAAGACGTGTTTTTATTATTGGATCTACATTCCCAAATGCAGACAATTTAATGGAAATGTTATTAATGTTAGATGCTGCAAAAAGAGCATCTGCAAGACATATTACTGCAGTTATGCCTTATTTTGGTTGGGCAAGACAAGACAGGAAAGACAAACCTAGAGTTGCTATTGGTGCAAAATTAGTTGCAAAACTTTTAGAAGCAGCAGGTGCAACTAGAATTATGACCATGGATTTACATGCAGATCAAATTCAAGGATTTTTTGAAAAACCAGTAGATCACTTATTCGCATCAACTATATTTTTACCTTATATAAAAAGCTTAAATTTAGAAAACTTAACAATTGCATCTCCAGATATGGGAGGTTCTAAAAGAGCGTATGCGTATTCAAAACATTTAATGTCTGATGTTGTAATTTGTTACAAACAAAGAATAAAAGCCAACATAATTGCTAATATGGAATTAATTGGAGATGTTGAAGGTAAAAATGTTGTTTTGGTAGATGACATGATTGATACTGGAGGAACATTAGCACACGCAGCCAATTTAATGATGGAAAGAGGGGCTTTAAGTGTACGTGCAATTTGTACACATCCCATACTTTCTGGAGGCGCTTATGAGAAAATTGAAAACTCTGCATTAACAGAGTTAATTGTTTCAGATACAATTCCTTTAAAGAAGGAGACTTCTAAAATAAAAGTTGTATCTTGCGCGCCCTTATTCGCTGATGTTATGCACAAAGTTCAAGATAACACCTCAATAAGTGGACAATTTTTAATGTAA
- a CDS encoding LacI family DNA-binding transcriptional regulator, translating to MAIKKKTTIKDIANVLNISAAAVSKALHNDPRISEKTKKAVRQVAENLNYQPNHLASALRSGKSKLVGVIVPRTNSNFFSSAIHNIEEGLDKEGYNVIITQSNESFKKECKNIDTLLYLQVDGIIVSMANETVNLEYLEKVKAAGIPLITFDRGENDLNVDYIGIDDYNSSHLIVNHLVEQGCKRIAHIGGYKRTRIYNNRIRGYVDALKKHNLPLDEELLIETNLTIEDGREKMLELLKLKNRPDAIYAAGDFAALGALQILNEQNIKVPEEIALVGFGDEPFTAMVTPTITSVNQHAYKIGKIAAETFLEYSKKTNTKQSLNKIILEAELVIRDSSLKRK from the coding sequence TTGGCAATTAAAAAGAAAACTACGATAAAAGATATTGCAAATGTTTTAAATATCTCTGCAGCTGCTGTTTCGAAAGCACTACATAATGATCCTAGAATCAGCGAAAAAACTAAAAAAGCAGTTAGGCAGGTTGCTGAAAATTTAAACTATCAGCCCAATCATTTAGCAAGTGCTTTAAGAAGTGGGAAAAGTAAATTAGTGGGTGTAATTGTCCCTAGAACAAATAGCAACTTCTTTTCTTCTGCAATTCATAATATTGAAGAAGGTTTAGATAAAGAAGGTTATAATGTGATTATTACACAATCTAACGAATCATTTAAAAAAGAATGCAAAAATATTGATACACTTTTGTATTTACAGGTTGATGGAATTATAGTTTCTATGGCAAATGAAACTGTAAATTTAGAATATCTTGAAAAGGTAAAAGCTGCAGGAATTCCGTTAATAACTTTTGATAGAGGAGAAAACGATTTAAATGTAGATTATATTGGGATTGATGATTACAACAGCAGCCATTTAATTGTGAATCATTTAGTGGAGCAAGGTTGCAAACGAATTGCACATATTGGAGGTTACAAAAGAACAAGAATTTATAACAACAGAATTCGTGGTTATGTGGATGCTCTTAAAAAGCATAATTTACCTTTAGATGAAGAACTTTTAATAGAAACCAACTTAACTATTGAAGATGGTAGAGAAAAAATGCTCGAATTATTAAAGTTGAAAAACAGACCTGATGCTATCTATGCTGCTGGAGATTTTGCTGCTTTAGGTGCTTTGCAAATTTTAAATGAACAGAATATTAAGGTTCCTGAAGAAATTGCTTTAGTTGGTTTTGGTGACGAACCTTTTACAGCTATGGTTACACCAACAATAACGAGTGTAAATCAACATGCTTATAAAATAGGTAAAATTGCTGCAGAAACTTTTTTAGAATACTCAAAAAAAACAAACACCAAACAATCATTAAATAAAATAATTTTAGAAGCTGAATTGGTAATTAGAGACTCTTCTTTGAAAAGGAAATAA
- a CDS encoding bifunctional 4-hydroxy-2-oxoglutarate aldolase/2-dehydro-3-deoxy-phosphogluconate aldolase, giving the protein MAQFTRLEVAQVMKDTGMVPLFFHKDIEVSKKVLKACYDGGARLMEFTARGDFAHEVFGELTKYAIAELPGMVMGVGSVTDGAAASLYMALGANFIVTPVLREDIAIACNRKKVLWSPGCGTLTEIARAEELGCEIVKLFPGDIYGPQFVKGIKGPQPWTSIMPTGGVSPTKENLEGWFNAGVTCVGMGSKLMSKTADGSFDYAKIESTTREALNIIKNLRS; this is encoded by the coding sequence ATGGCTCAATTTACAAGATTAGAAGTAGCACAAGTAATGAAAGATACAGGAATGGTTCCTTTGTTTTTTCATAAAGATATAGAAGTAAGTAAAAAAGTATTAAAAGCATGTTATGATGGTGGAGCTCGTTTAATGGAGTTTACTGCTAGAGGAGATTTCGCTCACGAAGTTTTTGGCGAATTAACAAAATATGCAATTGCTGAATTACCAGGAATGGTAATGGGTGTAGGTTCTGTAACAGATGGAGCAGCTGCTTCTTTATACATGGCTTTAGGGGCAAATTTTATTGTAACTCCAGTTTTAAGAGAAGATATTGCCATAGCTTGTAACCGTAAAAAAGTATTATGGTCTCCAGGTTGTGGAACATTAACAGAAATTGCTAGAGCAGAAGAATTAGGTTGCGAAATCGTAAAGTTATTTCCTGGTGATATTTATGGTCCTCAATTTGTAAAAGGGATTAAAGGTCCACAACCTTGGACTTCGATTATGCCAACAGGAGGTGTATCACCAACCAAAGAGAATTTAGAAGGCTGGTTTAATGCAGGTGTAACTTGTGTTGGAATGGGCTCAAAATTAATGTCTAAAACTGCAGATGGTAGTTTTGACTATGCTAAAATAGAAAGTACAACTAGAGAAGCTTTAAATATTATTAAAAATTTAAGGAGCTAG
- a CDS encoding LysR family transcriptional regulator translates to MKHQIELRHLKYFLAVAEELHFRKAAEKLFISQPGLSRQIKQMEDELGVTLFERHNRRVVLTKVGEYLKEEFTNQLNTLSHTLENAKLFETGKKGALKIGYVGSAMQDVIPNLLLKFEKNNSDILFNLKEIDNQKQIKDLLSFDLDIGFVRLERVPRNLEIKSILKENFCLVLPKNHKTNQENYKNLGEFKNESFILFDAKYSASYYEKVMQIFDDCGFTPLVSHNTIHSSSIFKLVENGFGVSIVPKSLAKKRGYKIKFIELDKIQQKTTLSVIWNQKNGNPILNDVLRLL, encoded by the coding sequence ATGAAGCATCAAATAGAATTACGTCATCTAAAATATTTTTTAGCAGTTGCAGAGGAATTACATTTTAGAAAAGCAGCCGAAAAATTATTTATTTCTCAACCAGGTTTAAGTAGACAAATTAAACAGATGGAAGATGAATTGGGGGTCACTTTATTTGAAAGACATAACAGAAGAGTTGTTTTAACAAAGGTTGGTGAATATTTAAAAGAAGAATTTACAAATCAATTAAACACACTATCTCACACTTTAGAGAATGCAAAATTGTTTGAAACTGGAAAAAAGGGAGCTTTAAAAATTGGGTATGTGGGTTCTGCTATGCAAGATGTAATTCCGAATTTGTTATTAAAATTTGAAAAAAATAATTCAGATATACTATTCAATTTAAAAGAAATAGATAATCAAAAACAAATTAAAGATTTGCTTTCTTTTGATTTAGATATCGGTTTTGTGCGTTTGGAAAGAGTGCCAAGAAATTTAGAAATAAAGTCAATTTTAAAAGAGAATTTCTGTCTGGTTCTTCCAAAAAATCATAAAACTAATCAAGAAAATTATAAAAATTTAGGGGAATTTAAAAATGAATCTTTTATACTCTTTGATGCAAAATATAGTGCTTCTTATTACGAAAAAGTGATGCAAATTTTTGATGATTGTGGTTTTACACCTTTAGTTTCTCATAACACTATTCACTCTAGTTCTATTTTTAAATTAGTTGAAAACGGTTTTGGAGTTTCAATAGTTCCCAAATCTTTAGCAAAAAAAAGAGGTTACAAAATTAAATTTATAGAGTTAGATAAAATTCAGCAGAAAACAACACTTTCCGTAATTTGGAATCAGAAAAATGGAAATCCTATTTTAAATGATGTGTTGAGATTGCTTTAA
- the hutG gene encoding formimidoylglutamase — MDFFKGLNVDYKAGNKDDYSGRNSKNEDQYWHENIKVNSIENLEIDIGIIGYVCDEGVQRNQGRIGARKGPRSLRNQLGKLPIHFENKNIVDFGDIVCVDENLENCQTALSKMISKLITNKVLPIAIGGGHDIAYANFNGIKDALKNSTKNNIGIINFDAHFDLRKVENQPNSGTPFNQILSENKNASYFAIGIQQQSNTKELFEIAAKNNVSFVSNFECETFNIDLKNKLNSFIEKVDYVYITIDLDGFSSAFASGVSAPSSLGYSPNFVYQVLTFLFQSKKIISCDIAELNPDFDIDNSTAKLAAKLLDFMVLIS; from the coding sequence ATGGATTTTTTTAAAGGTTTAAATGTTGATTATAAAGCTGGAAATAAAGATGATTATTCTGGAAGAAATTCTAAAAATGAAGATCAATATTGGCACGAAAACATTAAAGTTAATTCTATAGAAAATTTAGAAATTGATATTGGCATCATTGGCTACGTTTGTGATGAAGGCGTACAAAGAAATCAAGGTAGAATTGGCGCTAGAAAAGGCCCTAGAAGTTTACGAAATCAATTAGGAAAACTTCCCATTCATTTTGAAAACAAAAATATTGTTGATTTTGGTGATATTGTTTGTGTTGATGAAAATTTAGAAAACTGTCAAACTGCACTTTCAAAAATGATCTCTAAATTAATTACAAATAAAGTTTTACCAATTGCCATTGGTGGAGGGCATGATATTGCTTACGCAAACTTTAACGGAATTAAAGATGCCTTAAAAAATTCAACAAAAAACAACATCGGAATTATAAATTTTGATGCTCATTTTGATTTGAGAAAGGTTGAAAATCAGCCAAATTCAGGAACACCTTTCAATCAAATTTTATCAGAAAATAAAAATGCAAGTTATTTTGCAATTGGAATTCAACAACAATCAAACACGAAAGAATTATTTGAAATTGCAGCAAAAAATAATGTTTCTTTTGTTTCTAATTTTGAATGTGAAACTTTTAATATCGACTTAAAAAATAAGTTAAATTCATTTATTGAAAAAGTAGATTATGTATACATCACTATAGATTTAGATGGATTTTCTTCTGCTTTTGCTTCAGGAGTAAGTGCTCCTTCTTCACTGGGTTATTCTCCAAATTTCGTATACCAAGTACTCACTTTTCTATTCCAAAGTAAAAAAATAATTTCTTGTGATATAGCAGAATTAAACCCAGATTTTGATATTGACAACTCCACAGCAAAATTAGCTGCAAAATTGTTAGATTTTATGGTTTTGATTTCTTAA
- a CDS encoding urocanate hydratase, with the protein MTFKEQILQGIPDKLPAKKSYPKDANSAPKRKDILSVDEKKLALKNALRYFPKTWHKELAIEFTNELKEFGRIYMYRFKPAYKIYARNIQDYPAKTTQAAGIMLMIQNNLNPDVAQHPEELITYGGNGAVFQNWAQYLLVMQYLAIMTEKQTLHLYSGHPMGLFPSSKNAPRVVVTNGMTIPNYSKPNDWEKMNALGVSQYGQMTAGSFMYIGPQGIVHGTTITVMNAFRKILKKDENPNGKIFLTAGLGGMSGAQPKAGNIAGCITICAEVNPKAATKRHEQGWVDVLIDDINVLVERTVEAQKNNEVVSIAFIGNVIDVWEKFDEENIFIHIGSDQTSLHIPWTGGYYPADISYEESNILIKENPELFKEKVQESLRRHAKSINNHTKKGTYFFDYGNAFLLESSRAGADVMAENNIDFKYPSYVQDILGPMCFDYGFGPFRWVCASGKQKDLDKTDEIAAKVLKKLMKKSPNEIKLQMQDNITWIKNAKSNKMVVGSKARILYADSEGRIKIAKAFNKAIKKGKIDPVILGRDHHDVSGTDSPFRETSNIYDGSKFTADMAIHNVIGDSFRGATWVSIHNGGGVGWGEVINGGFGMFLDGSKKATKNIENMLFYDVNNGIARRSWARNDEAIFAIKREMKRTPNLKVTLPNLVEENLLKDLF; encoded by the coding sequence ATGACATTTAAAGAACAAATCTTACAAGGAATTCCAGATAAATTACCAGCAAAAAAAAGCTATCCAAAAGATGCAAACAGTGCTCCAAAAAGGAAAGATATTTTATCAGTAGATGAAAAAAAACTAGCATTAAAAAATGCGTTGCGATATTTCCCTAAAACATGGCATAAAGAACTAGCTATAGAATTTACGAACGAATTAAAAGAATTTGGCAGAATTTACATGTATAGATTTAAACCAGCTTATAAAATTTATGCAAGAAATATTCAAGATTATCCTGCAAAAACAACACAAGCAGCAGGAATTATGTTAATGATTCAAAATAATTTAAATCCAGATGTTGCTCAACATCCAGAAGAATTGATCACTTATGGAGGAAATGGAGCCGTTTTTCAGAATTGGGCACAATATCTTTTAGTGATGCAATATTTAGCAATAATGACAGAAAAGCAAACTTTGCATTTGTATTCTGGTCATCCAATGGGCTTATTTCCATCCTCTAAAAATGCGCCAAGAGTTGTGGTTACTAATGGAATGACAATTCCAAATTACTCAAAACCAAATGATTGGGAAAAAATGAATGCTTTAGGCGTTTCTCAATATGGACAAATGACAGCTGGTTCATTTATGTATATTGGGCCTCAAGGAATTGTGCATGGAACCACAATTACAGTGATGAACGCATTTCGAAAAATCTTGAAAAAAGATGAAAATCCGAATGGGAAAATATTTTTAACAGCAGGTTTAGGAGGCATGAGTGGTGCACAACCAAAAGCAGGAAATATTGCTGGTTGTATAACTATTTGCGCAGAAGTAAATCCAAAAGCTGCCACAAAAAGACACGAACAAGGTTGGGTAGATGTTTTAATTGATGATATCAATGTTTTAGTTGAAAGAACTGTAGAAGCTCAAAAAAATAACGAAGTTGTTTCCATAGCTTTTATAGGAAATGTAATTGATGTTTGGGAAAAATTTGATGAAGAAAATATATTTATCCACATTGGTTCAGACCAAACTTCACTTCACATTCCTTGGACTGGTGGTTATTATCCTGCAGATATATCTTATGAAGAATCTAATATTTTAATCAAAGAAAACCCTGAATTATTTAAAGAAAAAGTTCAAGAATCTTTAAGAAGACATGCAAAATCCATCAATAATCACACTAAAAAAGGAACGTATTTTTTTGATTATGGAAATGCATTTTTATTAGAATCTTCAAGAGCTGGAGCAGATGTGATGGCTGAAAATAATATCGACTTTAAATACCCTTCTTATGTGCAAGATATTTTAGGCCCTATGTGTTTCGATTATGGTTTTGGTCCTTTTAGATGGGTTTGCGCTTCTGGAAAACAAAAAGATTTAGACAAAACTGATGAAATTGCAGCCAAAGTTTTGAAAAAGTTGATGAAAAAATCGCCCAATGAAATTAAATTGCAAATGCAAGATAATATCACTTGGATCAAAAACGCAAAATCAAACAAAATGGTGGTGGGTTCTAAAGCAAGAATTTTATATGCAGATTCAGAAGGACGTATTAAAATTGCGAAAGCATTTAATAAAGCCATTAAAAAAGGTAAAATTGACCCAGTAATTTTGGGCAGAGATCATCATGATGTAAGTGGCACAGATTCTCCTTTTAGAGAAACTTCTAACATTTATGATGGTAGTAAGTTTACTGCAGACATGGCAATTCATAACGTAATTGGCGATAGTTTTAGAGGCGCAACTTGGGTTTCCATTCACAATGGTGGTGGTGTTGGTTGGGGAGAAGTTATTAATGGAGGTTTTGGAATGTTTTTAGATGGCTCTAAAAAAGCTACTAAAAATATAGAAAACATGCTTTTTTATGATGTGAATAACGGAATTGCAAGAAGAAGTTGGGCAAGAAATGATGAAGCTATTTTTGCTATTAAAAGAGAAATGAAAAGAACTCCCAACTTAAAAGTAACTTTACCTAACTTAGTAGAAGAAAACCTTTTAAAAGACTTGTTTTAA
- a CDS encoding sugar kinase, whose protein sequence is MGKVVTFGEIMLRLAPQGFLRFSQASSFDVVYGGGESNVAVSLANYGVDVDFVTRLPKNDIGACAMMEMRKRGVKVDKIVYGGDRLGIYFLETGAVSRGSKVVYDRAHSAIAEIESGMIDWDAVFEGVEWFHWTGITPAISQGAADVCLEAVKAASAKGITISTDLNYRAKLWNFCDDAHREKIMTELTSYCDIVLGNEEDAEMHFGIKPAGISVQTEGHNVKAEAFLSVCEQMMEKFPRAKKVITTLRGSISASHNTWAGVLYDGKQLLQTRQYQITDIVDRVGGGDSFMGGLIYGLLKYPEDDQNALDFAVAASCLKHTIKGDANLATVAEVEKLMGGDASGRVAR, encoded by the coding sequence ATGGGTAAAGTAGTAACGTTTGGAGAAATTATGTTAAGATTAGCTCCACAAGGATTTTTAAGATTTTCTCAAGCAAGTAGTTTTGATGTTGTTTATGGAGGAGGAGAATCTAATGTAGCAGTTTCTTTAGCAAATTATGGAGTAGATGTAGATTTTGTAACACGTTTGCCAAAAAATGATATTGGTGCTTGTGCAATGATGGAAATGCGTAAAAGAGGCGTAAAAGTAGATAAAATTGTGTATGGTGGAGACAGATTAGGGATTTACTTTTTAGAAACTGGTGCAGTTTCAAGAGGATCTAAAGTTGTTTATGATAGAGCACATTCTGCAATTGCAGAAATAGAATCTGGAATGATTGATTGGGATGCCGTTTTTGAAGGAGTAGAATGGTTTCATTGGACAGGAATTACGCCTGCAATTTCTCAAGGAGCTGCAGATGTGTGTTTAGAAGCTGTAAAAGCTGCTAGTGCAAAAGGAATTACAATTTCTACAGATTTAAACTATAGAGCAAAACTTTGGAATTTTTGTGATGATGCTCACAGAGAAAAAATAATGACGGAATTAACTTCTTACTGTGACATTGTTTTAGGAAACGAAGAAGATGCAGAAATGCACTTTGGTATTAAACCAGCAGGAATTTCTGTACAAACAGAAGGGCATAATGTAAAAGCAGAAGCATTTTTATCTGTTTGTGAACAAATGATGGAGAAATTTCCAAGAGCTAAAAAAGTAATTACTACTTTAAGAGGTTCTATATCTGCATCTCATAATACTTGGGCTGGTGTTTTATATGATGGAAAACAATTATTACAAACGCGTCAATATCAAATTACAGATATCGTAGATAGAGTTGGTGGTGGAGATTCATTTATGGGAGGTTTAATTTACGGATTGTTAAAATACCCAGAAGATGATCAAAATGCATTAGATTTTGCAGTAGCTGCATCTTGTTTAAAACACACAATTAAAGGTGATGCAAATTTAGCAACTGTTGCAGAAGTTGAAAAATTAATGGGAGGAGATGCTTCTGGTAGAGTAGCTCGTTAA